The genomic segment GAGTGCATCCGcatccagaaaaaaaaacacggTCAGGTTGAGACGCCTCTAGTGAAATGTTTATTTTGCTTTCTGCTCAAGCTTCCTGTCAGCTTCTTACGTGAACAATTTTGATCGGTGAGACAAGAATTTCTTGCTCTATCCCGCGTCAAGAAAAACACGGGAACGTCTCACGTCGCCTTTTCCTGGGTGAAAGCGCATCTGATCGGGGCCGTTCTTCTGTCAGCACCCCAGCGTTTACACATAATGGCGGCCGAGTTTCTGACACTGCTGGATCACTCTCGAAGGCAGACTGCCGAATATTTCCAAGAAGTGGAACACCTAGAGCAAAAACGCCAGGGGCTGGAAAAGGCGCTTGCGCAGGCGACTTCAGAAAAACAGCAGCTTCAACAGCACACTGTGACAAGCGAAAAAGGATTGCTCGAGATTGAATCCGAAAAGCAAACTGCTTCGTTGCGTTTGCTCCTTCAGCAGACGGAGGTGAACAGTCTAAAAGCCAAGGTTGAAGAGATCGAACGTATTAGGTCGGAGGTGATTCTATCCACAAACGATAGCAGGTGTGATATCTGCGAGGCTGTCGATGATAATGTGAAAGGTGACTCCTCCATGCCTCCATGCAGGGGGAAGCATAGAAGTGACTGTTCCGCGCTGCTTCAAACAATTCGATCGTCCGACATCCGCACCGTCAGTTGATATGCGATTCTGCGGAGGAGGGAGGAATGCATGCCTTTCCGCTTTGTTCAACTCAGGTTGCTGATGCCGCCAGGGAGCAGGCGACACACATTAAGAAGAATATTgaacaagcagaagaagctctGACGTCGGTTCGAGCCGATATTTACGCACAAAAGTCCGACATTTCTATCACAGAGGCAACCTTGCAAGTGAGATTGAAATTCCCTCATGAGATGTTCGGAGAAGCCTCGTGTCAGTGATTTGTTCTAgagtctgcagagagaggttCAGGAACTTCGATCACAACACACGAATCTAGCGTCCAGCCTCAAGGTGGGTGAAAAGCCGCCTTCGAGCCTGTCGAATATCGGTGACGAGACCCCTGGGCAGACGTCATCCTCATTCTCTGCCGCCAAAGGTTCTGACCTGGACCAACTTCGGCAAGCAGAGAAAATTCTGTCCGCCAAACGATCTGCTCTCTTGCAAGAGGTCAGACGAGATCTCGCCATATGCATCGTGCCTTGCTCATACACTAAATTCCACACAGACCGCAAGATTACGAGACGACACGTACCATGGGAAAGGCAGGAAGTTATGAGGCGCAGTCAAGCATACACCTTGACGTCGTTATGTGTTGGACAGCTTAAGGTTTCTCCGGGAACCGTTCAGAAGCGATCTTCACCTTCGAATTAATTTTTAGGCAGTTCGTCTTCGCCATCGTTCTGGCGCTCGTCTGGCCTCCTGTCCCGCATCTGCTGACGAGAGCCGCTTTTGTCTTCCAGCTTTTTCCTGAACGAGCGCTTGCGGCTGAAAGCATCGGCCACAGAGGGGGAAACGGGGTCCCGCGCCGCCCTTTGAATGACGTCAACTAGCGCTTTCTGAGTGTCATAGTAAAAGTTCAACGCTCTCCCTGGTTGTTCGCCACGGGCGACTCGTCCGACACGGTGTAGATGTGCCACCGCACTTAGCGCGAAGTCATACTGCACTACTAGTGTCACACCAGCTATGTCAAGACCTCGAGAGGCTGCATCGGTACAGACTAGTACCCTGCTCTTTCCCCTCGCAAAGAGGCCAAGATTGAACGATCGATCTTTCTGATCAATTTCTGAAGAAAACAATTTTGGTCTCGTCGTTGGCAGCGCCTTCTCCAGAGCCTCGAAAAGGCTCCGTGCAGTTTGAGCCGTATTGCAGAAAATCATGACTTTGTCGCTCCCGCCCAGCTTCTTTAGCCTGCTTAAAAGAAGACTGACTCGCTCGTCATCGGATGCTCCTGCAGGGACTTGAACGAATTCCTGCTGCAGTTGCTCCCTGTGTTGGTGAAGGCTATCCGTGCAGAAAAAAGTGGCTCTCGGACACAGACGGCTAATGACTTTCCTCACAGACTTTGGTCCCCTATCGGGGATCGTTGCAGCAGCAAAGATGTACTGTGTTCGTCGCTTTCCGCTTTCGGCCGACTGCCGATCTGCCCTGCGAAAAGCCGTGAAGATGCCCTCCATGGCTTGCCGGTATCCACCTTCGAGAAGCATATCCGCTTCATCCAACGCTAGCATCTGAATTTCTCGAAACGGCGTCAAATCTTTGGCGTGGCCGCCCTTCACAAAAGGTGCTAGAACCGGCGGTGTGCACACCACAAGATCGGGAGAGGTCGGGATTGCGAGAGTGCCGAAAGGCCACCTTGTATACGTCCCCAGCATCAACTGCGCAGTTACGGGGGTCTTCCGGCATAGTCGACGAGCCCATGCGACCACCTGCAGAGCCAGCTCCCTGGTCGGGACGATGACGACCGCGTAAGGGTGATGTCTCGGAATGGGGAGGTCGGCTTTTTGTAGCACCGCTGcatcttcttttttctcgtgaaTCATTTTCTGCAGCAGAATGTTTTGGACCAAACCGACAACATAGCCAAGGGTCTTCCCACTACCAGTTTCTGCTCCAATAACCGTGTCGCGGCCTTCTAAGATGGCTGGTATAGAAAGCTGTTGGATATCAGTGGCCTGCCTAACACCGAAGTTTCCCAACGCTTCCACGAAATTTGGGAAGACGCCGAGTCTCGGGAAAACCAATCTACCCCCCGAATGCCCGTCAGCGGTGGTCGTTCGGATTTCTGTCGAGCTTACACAGCCTAATCCGTGCTCAGAGGCGCTGGCGCTATGGCTAGACCCCGAGGCGTTCAGCTGCAGGCCAGCTGGGTCTGCGGCGTTTGCCTTGTCTGTTCGTGCATATTCAGTCCTGGCAGTTGACCTCAGCAGAGTTGCCAAAATTCGTTTCTCCAGTGTCcctgtcgcatgcagttgatGCCGAGCGAGCAACTCGGTCGGTCCGCAGTGCGAGTTGGTTGGGAGTGACGAATGGCTTGCGCGGCACAGAGCCGCCGCTGCCGTATAACCATCTGGGCCGTGATAAGGTCGTTTCCGAGAGTGGTACGAAGAGTGTGGCTGTTTCTGAAGCAACAAACCACACGTGCTCCGCAGTGCCTGAGCACCTCTAGACGCAAACCCGCGGGATTCGCTGCTCCAGTTGCATGGCCGAGGCCACGCTGTTTGGAATGCCGTGTACTCGCCCGGAGGCCTGGACGCCCATTCCGGACTaactggaagaagacacgagcCCCCGAAACAGCGACTTCGGCCAGCGGTCCTATGGACAATCAGGGCTTTACTCTGTGGAACGACGCTCAGGCAGGCATCTACAACGAATGTGGCTAtcgcgaaagaaacgaagagccgTCGCAGTACCATCGAGAAGACCGTCGGGTAACCTTCTCGCAGACGAGCTGTTTCCAGGCAGAGGGCACGAAGTCAGAGTCACGCAAGTCATCCCTAATCTTAGCCTAGCGGCAGATGATTCCCGTCTCGGGCTTCATGGCCCTGGCAGGAGACACCGGCGCGTGAATTGAAAATGCCAAAGATCCGCAGTCAATAGGTGGTTGGCAGCGCACACATGCAGGCTCTGTCGTAAAGAATGTACAGTCACCATTCGTTGGATTTCTTTCTGCTCGGAGCCaggctctctcttccctctgggGAAAGTCGACATAACTTCGATTCGGCCGAGTACGCAtagagcgcatgcactgaaGGGGGAGACGCTGTTGGATTCAGAGAGGGCTTCTTTTCACGGCAGAAGAGCAACGGCTGTGTAGCGTTATCGTTATTCTGACGCTCTCGTTGAATTCACGAGGCCTCTCCACAACTATTGTTTATTGATCTAGTCCACTGGGGAGGGAGAAACAAACCGTAAAAGATGTTCTAAGTCACATTCGGATCAGCTCGGTCTTCGGTGCGTTAGTGCCTTGTCCCCAGCAAGACAAACCACACCCAGCTGTTGTGCAGTAGAACAGTTTTAGTACGGTTTTACAATTCCCAATTCTTTAGAGAATCCATGTGTAACTTTTATTGTGGAAAAATGGTTGCTTTGGTCCGTCCAAACTGCCACGCGTTGTGTCCTCCTTGAAGTGTTAAACAACGGCGATGTTACGGGTGTCAAAGTGATGGATTTCAGCTTTTTACGGTGTTACGGCTACTGCACAACGGTTACATTCCAGACGAAAAGTGTTGGATTTTGCTATCGTGTGGCATTTATGGAATGACACTTTGGTGGTGGGGCACGTTGTGCACACATACCCCGTAGGACGATTTTTGTGGAATGTTTTTTAAGGGTTATTGAAATGCAACACCTTTTTCAGGAGTCTTCGGCTTTTGATATTGGCTGTTGAACACTAATAAATGCACAAGGTGGTTCTGAGGCACATCCAAACGCTAGAGCTTTTGCCGGGGTTCACGGTCATCTAGAGGCGGCAGGAGCATGTAGACCTTGTGCAGTGCCAGTGGGATCATACCCCCGCCGCAAAGAGGTGTTTTCTTACTGCCCAGATTAATGTGGTGGGTGTTTTCTAGAGAAACGTTATGTTTACCGTGGCTTCTTCGTGACTATCAGAGTGTCTGACACGAGTCGTCTCGGACGGGAATCTGAAGTTAAGCATCTTTCGTGGCACGGACGTGTGTAGGTAGCGCATGGCGTTCTTCAGATGTGGAACTGCATGCCAAGACTCTACTTATTACATATTCTAACCCTTGCGAAGACGATGACCGCGTATGAAGAGTACCTCTGtaaagaaagaggaggaaagaacggGAGCCCCGTCTGCTTCCCCACTCGCACGCTGATAATAGTCGTGTGGCGACGGAATCGCGGCTCTCTTTATCGTCAGATGCCTGAAATCTTGAAAAAAGTTGCCAGAGCTCGGCCACACTCCTTGATATCGAGGTGACCATTTTGACCCGCGACTCAGCAAATCGCCCTCAACACTCGAGTGAGCGCACAAAGTTGCTCGTTATTTTCCTAAAAATGCTCGCTCTGGTAGACACTTGTTCTCTACGGCGATGCAGATGAACAAAAAAGCATATCTACCTTCGATCGAACTCTCCAAGCACTTGCAGAAAGAAAATACAACAGCTTGTGGTCACAAGGACTCGTGAGGAACCGGCGTCTCTTATTCCGTAGCACTTGCGACTCTAACAAAGTGGCCAACCCTCTTCCGGCTCGTCGTTGTCTCAGGAAAGAACCGGAGTGCTTGCACGATAACTCTGTCAACGCATTTTCATTTTAAATGTGTATCATCTATCCTTCTTAACATCACCTTCGTCTATCTGTATCAAAGGAATGGTATTTTCTAGCACACCATGCGGATGGACGGGTCCCTCCGTATTTCGTGGAGTTCGACTAAACAGCACCAAGAATGATTTCTGCGAGGATGCCGTTCTTCTGGTCAAAAAGTGACCCTGGATCGCTTGTCGAGTCCGTGCTTTCACGACTCCACTAGAAAGGCAGTTATGCGTAATTGAGTACCACGGTCGAAGTGGagcgtctttttttccacaTTCAGGAAAAAACTCAGCATGTTCGCTACGACCTCGTGCGTCTTCGCACTCGACTGTCCCCGTGGAATTGAAAGGAAAAATTGGAAAGAAGCCGCTTCCCACTCGCTCCGTTCGCTCTGACGTCGAGGGGACTCTCCAGGTACCAGCCCCCGCCAGGTCAGGCAGCGTCGCAACCGCATCTTTTGCTAGCGGGAAACAGTGTGTTTTCTAGTGTTCCGTCACGCAAAATCGACGAAA from the Toxoplasma gondii ME49 chromosome IX, whole genome shotgun sequence genome contains:
- a CDS encoding hypothetical protein (encoded by transcript TGME49_291660); its protein translation is MAAEFLTLLDHSRRQTAEYFQEVEHLEQKRQGLEKALAQATSEKQQLQQHTVTSEKGLLEIESEKQTASLRLLLQQTEVNSLKAKVEEIERIRSEVILSTNDSRCDICEAVDDNVKGDSSMPPCRGKHRSDCSALLQTIRSSDIRTVADAAREQATHIKKNIEQAEEALTSVRADIYAQKSDISITEATLQSLQREVQELRSQHTNLASSLKTSSSFSAAKGSDLDQLRQAEKILSAKRSALLQETARLRDDTYHGKGRKL
- a CDS encoding DEAD/DEAH box helicase domain-containing protein (encoded by transcript TGME49_291670~Signal peptide predicted by SignalP 2.0 HMM (probability 0.865) with cleavage site probability 0.781 at residue 22): MVLRRLFVSFAIATFVVDACLSVVPQSKALIVHRTAGRSRCFGGSCLLPVSPEWASRPPGEYTAFQTAWPRPCNWSSESRGFASRGAQALRSTCGLLLQKQPHSSYHSRKRPYHGPDGYTAAAALCRASHSSLPTNSHCGPTELLARHQLHATGTLEKRILATLLRSTARTEYARTDKANAADPAGLQLNASGSSHSASASEHGLGCVSSTEIRTTTADGHSGGRLVFPRLGVFPNFVEALGNFGVRQATDIQQLSIPAILEGRDTVIGAETGSGKTLGYVVGLVQNILLQKMIHEKKEDAAVLQKADLPIPRHHPYAVVIVPTRELALQVVAWARRLCRKTPVTAQLMLGTYTRWPFGTLAIPTSPDLVVCTPPVLAPFVKGGHAKDLTPFREIQMLALDEADMLLEGGYRQAMEGIFTAFRRADRQSAESGKRRTQYIFAAATIPDRGPKSVRKVISRLCPRATFFCTDSLHQHREQLQQEFVQVPAGASDDERVSLLLSRLKKLGGSDKVMIFCNTAQTARSLFEALEKALPTTRPKLFSSEIDQKDRSFNLGLFARGKSRVLVCTDAASRGLDIAGVTLVVQYDFALSAVAHLHRVGRVARGEQPGRALNFYYDTQKALVDVIQRAARDPVSPSVADAFSRKRSFRKKLEDKSGSRQQMRDRRPDERQNDGEDELPKN